Proteins from a genomic interval of Candidatus Margulisiibacteriota bacterium:
- a CDS encoding FliM/FliN family flagellar motor switch protein, giving the protein MPGNKNSKKVLLPAAIGDWTKYRPSFAEAKPSRAPLRGRVRLSEKELELVCKNYILAVESLIEKLKNGLESPSVLDQVCIEQLDYSDILKEADMPLVQFRLFEKDDLTGYLCLSLELCLCLINRALGASIPTPRDPRSLSRTEEKVLELCVKEALSGSLKELTPRLAGSSGISFDQPFGENGPFVLISAQIGFGDIKAGKIFLAMPSSYLRSTLESGRKAFNARELLKLPAAVKDGVFSQIRAVLGATYISAKDLCLLEEGDVILFDSKLNDLVPVYINDCLKLFGQPGIKNERLGVRIYSSEGLRRHERIPEPQPSIEEPLEEVPAYQSPEETGHMSQMEGQMAHY; this is encoded by the coding sequence ATGCCGGGCAATAAGAACAGTAAAAAAGTTCTGCTGCCGGCCGCTATAGGCGACTGGACAAAATACAGGCCTTCTTTTGCAGAAGCAAAGCCTTCCAGGGCTCCGCTTAGAGGCAGGGTAAGGCTTTCGGAAAAAGAACTGGAACTTGTGTGCAAAAATTATATCCTGGCGGTTGAAAGCTTAATAGAAAAGCTTAAGAACGGGCTGGAAAGTCCCTCTGTGCTGGACCAAGTCTGCATAGAACAACTGGATTATTCGGACATTCTTAAAGAGGCCGATATGCCTCTTGTCCAATTCCGGCTCTTTGAAAAAGATGATCTGACAGGGTATCTTTGCCTGAGCCTGGAGCTTTGCCTCTGCCTGATAAACAGGGCTCTTGGAGCGTCGATCCCCACTCCCAGGGACCCAAGGAGCCTTTCCAGGACCGAAGAAAAGGTCCTTGAGCTCTGCGTTAAAGAAGCCCTGTCCGGGTCGCTCAAAGAACTTACCCCGAGGCTTGCCGGCTCCTCAGGAATATCCTTTGACCAGCCTTTCGGGGAGAACGGCCCTTTTGTACTGATATCCGCGCAGATTGGTTTTGGCGACATAAAGGCAGGAAAGATCTTCCTGGCCATGCCGTCATCCTATTTGAGGAGTACTCTGGAAAGCGGCAGAAAAGCCTTTAATGCCAGAGAGCTGTTAAAACTCCCGGCCGCCGTTAAGGACGGGGTCTTTTCACAGATCAGGGCCGTACTGGGAGCAACCTATATATCCGCTAAGGACCTCTGCCTTCTGGAAGAAGGAGATGTGATTTTGTTCGATTCCAAATTGAACGACCTTGTCCCGGTGTATATCAACGATTGCTTGAAACTCTTCGGCCAACCTGGTATAAAGAATGAAAGGCTCGGCGTAAGGATCTACTCTTCGGAGGGCTTAAGGCGCCACGAAAGGATACCCGAACCTCAGCCGTCTATCGAGGAGCCGCTTGAAGAAGTTCCTGCCTATCAAAGTCCGGAAGAAACAGGCCATATGTCCCAGATGGAAGGACAAATGGCCCACTATTGA
- the fliN gene encoding flagellar motor switch protein FliN has translation MDNEEFGVEKVRFSELGPDSSAGKIDQKVLADIPVEATVELGRTRLSLREMLELSEGSIMSLDKFFGDTLEIKVGGQTVAQGEVVAVDDNYGVRITKVNIQ, from the coding sequence TTGGACAACGAAGAATTTGGAGTTGAAAAAGTAAGGTTTTCGGAGTTGGGCCCTGATTCCTCCGCAGGAAAGATCGACCAGAAAGTCCTGGCAGATATCCCTGTAGAAGCAACGGTAGAGCTCGGAAGGACCAGGCTTTCGCTGCGTGAAATGCTTGAGCTGTCCGAAGGCTCGATAATGTCTCTGGACAAGTTCTTCGGCGATACGCTCGAGATCAAGGTTGGAGGCCAGACAGTGGCACAGGGCGAAGTTGTAGCCGTTGACGACAATTACGGGGTCAGGATCACAAAAGTGAACATCCAATGA
- a CDS encoding flagellar biosynthetic protein FliO, producing MKALPLLLSCALLISRAESAVEQGFFATSETVTVSASSGPVTFGYMIQLVFSLAIVFGLIFVAAKYLIPKFSPSSKGRFIEVEDKVVLEPQVTSYVIKVADASWLIVVSNKHIAKIDKIEGKL from the coding sequence ATGAAAGCTTTGCCCTTGTTGCTGTCATGCGCATTGCTTATCTCAAGGGCAGAATCCGCCGTTGAGCAGGGGTTCTTTGCCACCTCGGAAACAGTGACCGTTTCGGCCTCTTCCGGTCCCGTCACTTTCGGTTATATGATCCAGCTGGTCTTTTCTCTTGCCATAGTGTTCGGGCTGATCTTTGTTGCGGCAAAATACCTGATACCAAAGTTCTCGCCGTCCTCCAAGGGCCGCTTTATAGAGGTTGAGGACAAGGTGGTACTGGAGCCTCAGGTTACCTCTTATGTCATAAAAGTCGCAGACGCCTCATGGCTGATAGTTGTTTCTAACAAACACATAGCAAAGATCGACAAAATAGAAGGAAAGCTCTGA
- the fliP gene encoding flagellar type III secretion system pore protein FliP (The bacterial flagellar biogenesis protein FliP forms a type III secretion system (T3SS)-type pore required for flagellar assembly.): MTRRITLAAALLLLSSAAHAAKPIGVLDMRTVFAPEQFSNSVQLLITLSLITLVPFFLISVTSFLRIIIVLGLARTAIGTQQVPPNSVIIGLSLFMTAFIMTPVWNEINTKAVIPYNQGRISQVKAFETGMQPLRKFMFKQTREADLSLFIQFSRIARPKTFDDVPTYVLIPAFMISELKTAFQIGFLLFIPFIMIDLVVANVLLSLGMFMLSPVMVSLPFKILLFVLADGWNLITRGLMMSFL, translated from the coding sequence ATGACAAGAAGGATAACTTTGGCAGCGGCGCTTTTATTGTTGTCGAGCGCTGCCCATGCGGCAAAGCCGATAGGCGTTCTGGACATGAGGACCGTTTTTGCGCCCGAGCAGTTCAGCAACAGCGTTCAACTGCTGATCACTCTGTCCCTGATAACCCTTGTCCCGTTCTTTTTGATCTCCGTTACCTCCTTTCTCAGAATAATAATAGTGCTCGGGCTTGCAAGGACGGCCATCGGCACCCAGCAGGTCCCTCCCAATTCGGTGATAATAGGGCTTTCCCTTTTTATGACCGCCTTCATAATGACCCCTGTATGGAACGAAATAAACACAAAAGCCGTTATCCCCTACAACCAGGGCAGGATCAGCCAGGTCAAGGCCTTTGAGACCGGCATGCAGCCGCTGCGCAAGTTCATGTTCAAACAGACCAGGGAGGCGGACCTTTCGCTCTTTATCCAATTTTCCCGCATCGCCAGGCCCAAGACCTTTGACGATGTCCCCACCTATGTCCTGATCCCTGCTTTCATGATAAGCGAGCTAAAGACCGCTTTTCAGATAGGTTTTCTTCTCTTTATTCCGTTCATCATGATAGACCTTGTTGTTGCCAATGTACTTTTGTCTCTGGGCATGTTCATGCTGTCTCCTGTCATGGTATCTCTGCCTTTTAAGATCCTTTTGTTCGTTCTTGCCGACGGCTGGAACCTGATAACAAGAGGGCTCATGATGAGCTTTTTATAA
- the fliQ gene encoding flagellar biosynthesis protein FliQ: MTQDFVTQIMYNGVTVILLVSLPAVGLGLLVGFVISLFQAVTQIQEQTLTFVPKMIAVLAVIALASPWLMSMLLDFTISLWANIPGMAR; this comes from the coding sequence ATGACCCAGGATTTTGTAACACAGATAATGTACAACGGCGTCACGGTGATACTGCTGGTATCTTTGCCGGCAGTGGGGCTGGGGCTGCTTGTCGGTTTTGTCATCAGCCTTTTTCAGGCGGTAACTCAGATCCAGGAGCAGACCCTCACCTTTGTTCCAAAAATGATCGCGGTCCTTGCGGTCATAGCGCTGGCCTCCCCGTGGCTGATGTCAATGCTGCTTGATTTTACGATAAGCCTCTGGGCCAACATCCCGGGAATGGCAAGGTAA
- the fliR gene encoding flagellar biosynthetic protein FliR: protein MVVTLPQLYIFLLILARVAGIFFEAPVFGARTFPSLAKTALALWISLVLWSTVPGPAPVFDSALVFALFVVKEFIIGFTIGFIAQIIFSAVQAAGDLIDLQMGMSIATIMDPTTGGIATIVGRLTFFIALVVFLIVNGHHLILAGLHTSFKALPMAAPINISSAFISQILELGTTFWFIAIQLAIPAILLIFLSDFAFGIVSRVAPQVNVFMLGFQVKPSLGLIAILLSLPLLIGHIGQLVEQMGGEIFKLFVYLR, encoded by the coding sequence ATGGTAGTCACTCTGCCCCAGCTCTACATCTTTTTGCTGATCCTGGCAAGGGTGGCAGGGATCTTTTTTGAAGCCCCCGTTTTCGGGGCCAGGACCTTCCCCTCTCTGGCTAAGACAGCCCTTGCACTTTGGATCTCCCTGGTCCTGTGGTCCACGGTCCCCGGACCCGCTCCGGTCTTTGACAGCGCCTTGGTCTTTGCCCTTTTCGTGGTCAAGGAATTCATCATTGGTTTTACCATAGGCTTTATCGCCCAGATAATCTTTTCTGCGGTCCAAGCGGCCGGGGACCTCATCGACCTGCAGATGGGGATGAGTATCGCAACGATAATGGACCCGACCACCGGAGGTATTGCCACCATCGTCGGCAGGCTGACCTTTTTTATCGCACTTGTAGTGTTCCTGATTGTGAACGGGCATCATCTGATACTTGCGGGGCTCCACACCAGCTTTAAGGCTCTTCCAATGGCGGCCCCCATCAATATTTCCAGCGCTTTCATATCACAGATCCTCGAACTAGGCACCACTTTCTGGTTCATCGCGATCCAGCTTGCCATACCGGCCATACTTCTGATCTTTCTTTCGGACTTCGCCTTCGGGATCGTGAGCCGCGTGGCTCCCCAGGTCAATGTGTTCATGCTGGGATTCCAGGTAAAGCCTTCTTTAGGCCTCATTGCTATCCTCCTGAGCCTGCCTCTTTTGATAGGCCACATCGGCCAGTTGGTGGAGCAGATGGGAGGAGAGATCTTCAAGCTGTTCGTTTATTTGCGCTGA
- the flhB gene encoding flagellar biosynthesis protein FlhB, with translation MGEQGGDKTEEPTPHRLREARQKGQIAKSKEVTTALLLLSSYVVLRFMGEFIWGQLTSATQSIFEQIPYTGDFGMAFAGSILLIGLRGLLFAVAPLFGVAFVVAFLAEALQTGFASSADPLSPKLERINPLEGFKRMFSLQGFVELIKSLLKVIIVFWITWSTAKEDLPNVVSLIDSHPWQAIVLGGSIAYNIAIRVAVFYIFIAGLDYLYKRWEYMKNLRMTKQEVKEEYKRLEGDPMIKQRIRELQRQVAYQRMMSAVPGADVVVTNPTHLAVALLYDASRMKSPTVVAKGQMLVAEEIKKIAEEHYVPVIENEVLARAIYRTTKVGSEVSGELYQAVAEVLAFVYKIKKDRKQKKSQWLGPLKGIRGEAVRKVNG, from the coding sequence ATGGGAGAACAGGGCGGAGATAAAACAGAAGAACCTACACCGCACCGCCTGCGGGAGGCAAGACAGAAGGGGCAGATAGCCAAAAGCAAAGAGGTTACCACAGCCCTGCTTTTGCTGTCCTCTTATGTGGTGCTGCGCTTTATGGGAGAATTCATCTGGGGCCAGCTTACTTCCGCTACTCAAAGTATTTTTGAACAGATCCCCTACACCGGCGATTTTGGCATGGCCTTTGCCGGCTCGATACTTCTTATCGGTTTAAGAGGTCTGCTCTTTGCCGTTGCTCCCCTCTTTGGGGTAGCTTTCGTCGTCGCTTTCCTGGCAGAGGCTCTCCAGACAGGATTTGCGTCTTCGGCAGACCCCTTGTCCCCCAAGCTCGAGAGGATAAATCCGCTCGAAGGCTTTAAAAGAATGTTCTCTTTGCAGGGCTTTGTAGAACTGATAAAATCCCTCCTCAAGGTCATAATTGTATTCTGGATAACCTGGTCGACCGCAAAAGAGGACCTGCCAAATGTAGTTTCGCTCATTGATTCCCATCCCTGGCAGGCAATAGTGCTTGGGGGCTCGATCGCCTACAACATCGCCATAAGGGTCGCTGTCTTCTATATTTTTATCGCGGGACTTGATTATCTTTACAAGAGATGGGAATATATGAAGAACCTGCGCATGACTAAGCAGGAAGTAAAAGAGGAGTACAAAAGGCTGGAGGGAGACCCCATGATCAAGCAGAGGATCAGGGAACTCCAACGCCAGGTGGCCTATCAAAGGATGATGTCGGCGGTCCCGGGGGCGGATGTGGTCGTAACAAACCCAACTCACCTGGCAGTGGCGCTGCTCTATGACGCCTCCAGAATGAAATCCCCCACCGTGGTGGCAAAAGGACAGATGCTGGTTGCCGAAGAGATAAAAAAGATCGCGGAAGAGCATTATGTCCCGGTGATCGAGAACGAGGTCCTGGCAAGGGCCATTTACAGGACCACCAAGGTGGGGAGCGAAGTGTCCGGCGAGTTGTATCAGGCGGTTGCAGAGGTGCTTGCTTTTGTGTATAAGATAAAGAAGGACAGGAAACAGAAGAAGAGCCAATGGTTAGGTCCTCTAAAGGGGATAAGGGGCGAAGCGGTCAGGAAAGTGAACGGATAA
- the flhA gene encoding flagellar biosynthesis protein FlhA produces MAALVDLKNLKSLFSTNDFVVAGSLVVIIALMLVPLPPFALDILVTLNIAAALIILLVAMYLKEPLEFAAFPSILLVITLYRLSINIAASRLILLNGYAGEVIASFGNFVVSGNYVVGGIIFAIITLVQFIVITKGSERVAEVAARFTLDAMPGKQMSIDADLNAGLIDAAGAKERRRKIDQESGFFGAMDGANKFVRGDSIAGIVIILINIIGGILVGWLQRGMGIMEAVSTFALLTIGCGLVTQIPSLLISIATGLVITKSATSMSIGTDIAMQLFAQPRAFAFVALILAVFSLIPGLPTAPFLILAFASGITAILLVQAQAKKEEMGTVSEESTQKDMLKKPESIVATLGLDPLSLKTGRSLIPLIDPAQKGPLLERITMIRYHIGQDLGFVIPGVRVMDDLSLPPNQYTIEIRGTKVATGEVLMEHLKVDLPLYELKAKNIEGVEGKDPVSGEAVSWVPYSEKQKLEETQLTGTEPVEVMAMHFSETIKRYADEIITRQNVQSLIELVKNTNAAIVRELIPDMLSLGQVHKVLQLLVRERVSIRDLSTILERLADYAHLSRDINVLTEYVRQSLARQICESYTDASGSVTVVTIDPNLEETMIGAVHQSEYGSFLALDPSIGERILGQIASQAAAFKRLKAPPVILCSPRLRPHLKRFIERSFPDMAVLSYNEIVPQVKVSSIGMISLD; encoded by the coding sequence ATGGCGGCATTAGTTGATCTAAAGAACTTAAAGAGCCTGTTCTCCACCAACGACTTTGTGGTGGCCGGCTCTCTTGTTGTCATCATAGCCCTGATGCTGGTCCCGCTTCCCCCTTTTGCTCTTGACATACTGGTAACGCTTAACATAGCCGCCGCTCTCATAATACTGCTGGTGGCGATGTATTTGAAAGAGCCTCTGGAATTTGCAGCGTTCCCGTCCATATTGCTTGTTATTACTCTTTATCGGCTCTCCATTAACATAGCGGCTTCCAGATTGATACTCTTGAACGGTTATGCCGGGGAAGTCATAGCCTCGTTCGGTAATTTCGTCGTTTCCGGCAACTATGTCGTGGGCGGCATTATCTTTGCCATCATAACCCTTGTGCAGTTCATCGTTATCACAAAGGGTTCCGAAAGGGTGGCCGAGGTGGCCGCAAGGTTTACCCTGGACGCCATGCCCGGCAAACAGATGTCAATTGACGCGGACCTTAACGCCGGGCTGATAGATGCCGCCGGCGCCAAGGAAAGAAGGAGAAAGATAGACCAGGAGTCGGGCTTTTTCGGCGCGATGGACGGCGCCAACAAATTCGTGCGCGGAGATTCCATCGCCGGCATAGTAATTATCCTGATAAACATCATAGGTGGCATTCTGGTGGGCTGGCTGCAGCGGGGAATGGGAATAATGGAGGCCGTCTCCACTTTTGCCCTTCTTACGATAGGCTGCGGCCTGGTCACACAGATCCCTTCGCTTTTGATCTCCATAGCGACAGGGCTCGTGATAACAAAATCCGCCACTTCTATGAGCATCGGCACCGACATCGCCATGCAATTGTTCGCTCAACCAAGGGCTTTTGCTTTTGTCGCCCTTATCCTTGCCGTGTTCTCTCTTATACCGGGACTTCCGACAGCGCCCTTTTTGATCCTGGCCTTTGCCTCGGGCATAACCGCTATCCTTCTTGTGCAGGCCCAGGCAAAAAAAGAGGAGATGGGGACAGTTTCCGAAGAAAGCACTCAAAAGGATATGCTCAAGAAACCCGAGAGCATAGTAGCAACACTGGGGCTTGACCCGCTCAGCCTTAAGACCGGAAGAAGCCTGATACCCCTGATAGATCCCGCCCAAAAAGGGCCTCTGCTCGAGCGCATTACCATGATCAGATACCACATCGGACAGGACCTGGGTTTTGTTATACCCGGGGTCAGGGTAATGGACGACCTGAGCCTGCCGCCAAACCAGTACACGATAGAAATAAGGGGGACCAAAGTTGCAACAGGAGAGGTCTTGATGGAGCATCTTAAGGTAGACCTTCCTCTTTATGAGCTCAAAGCAAAAAACATAGAAGGCGTCGAAGGAAAAGACCCCGTATCAGGAGAGGCTGTATCCTGGGTCCCTTACAGCGAAAAACAAAAACTTGAAGAAACACAGTTAACAGGGACTGAGCCCGTAGAGGTCATGGCAATGCATTTTTCGGAGACCATAAAGAGGTACGCGGACGAAATAATTACGAGGCAGAATGTCCAGTCGCTGATAGAACTGGTAAAAAACACCAACGCCGCTATTGTAAGAGAGCTGATCCCGGACATGCTTTCCCTTGGGCAGGTGCACAAGGTCCTTCAGCTCCTTGTTAGAGAAAGAGTTTCCATAAGGGACCTTTCCACAATACTGGAGCGCCTTGCCGATTACGCCCACCTGAGCCGCGATATCAATGTGCTGACCGAATATGTAAGACAATCGCTTGCAAGGCAGATCTGCGAAAGCTATACGGACGCTTCCGGCTCGGTTACGGTGGTCACCATAGACCCAAATCTAGAAGAGACTATGATAGGAGCGGTACACCAGAGCGAATACGGTTCCTTCCTTGCTCTTGACCCCAGCATAGGAGAAAGGATCCTTGGTCAGATAGCTTCGCAGGCAGCCGCCTTTAAGCGGTTAAAAGCCCCTCCCGTGATCCTGTGCTCTCCCAGACTGCGGCCTCATCTAAAAAGGTTCATCGAAAGAAGCTTCCCTGACATGGCGGTGCTCTCATACAATGAAATAGTGCCGCAGGTAAAAGTGTCTTCGATAGGTATGATATCCCTTGACTAG
- a CDS encoding sigma-70 family RNA polymerase sigma factor → MSDKDTQDKIVSILRNHFLKYSDEVIEKYKNQIDSTVKWYIHNLPYNVAKNETDDLTSEARLAFVDALKNWDPRKGDLWPYVSIRLKGAMQDYLRKRGGDPVTGIYEWVTSAANVYLAFNKEVLHNETTEEATQIDSAMKDLSENDRAVITGYYKDDKTFKEIGKEINLSESQVSRICKSATLKLKKALGK, encoded by the coding sequence ATGTCGGATAAAGACACACAGGATAAGATAGTTTCCATACTGAGAAACCACTTCCTCAAGTACTCTGATGAAGTGATAGAAAAGTACAAGAACCAGATAGATTCCACTGTAAAATGGTATATTCATAACCTTCCCTACAATGTGGCAAAGAACGAGACCGATGACCTTACTTCCGAGGCCCGCCTGGCCTTTGTGGACGCTTTAAAGAACTGGGACCCGCGCAAAGGCGACCTCTGGCCTTATGTAAGCATCCGCCTCAAAGGTGCCATGCAGGATTATCTTAGAAAAAGAGGCGGGGACCCGGTGACCGGGATATACGAATGGGTAACATCGGCCGCAAATGTCTATCTTGCTTTCAACAAAGAGGTGCTGCACAACGAGACCACCGAAGAAGCCACCCAGATAGACAGCGCCATGAAGGACCTATCCGAGAACGACAGGGCGGTTATAACGGGCTATTACAAAGATGACAAGACCTTTAAGGAGATCGGCAAAGAGATAAACCTTTCCGAGTCGCAGGTAAGCCGCATCTGCAAATCGGCCACGCTCAAGCTGAAAAAAGCACTGGGAAAATAA